The following coding sequences lie in one uncultured Bacteroides sp. genomic window:
- the ispF gene encoding 2-C-methyl-D-erythritol 2,4-cyclodiphosphate synthase produces the protein MKIRVGFGFDVHQLVSGRELWIGGIKLEHEKGLLGHSDADVLLHAVCDALLGAANMRDIGFHFPDNAGEYKNIDSKILLARTMELIRSKGYELGNIDATVCAERPKLNPHIPAMKSAMAATMKVDEDDISIKATTTEKLGFTGREEGISAYATVLLTKE, from the coding sequence ATGAAAATAAGAGTAGGATTTGGTTTTGATGTTCATCAGCTTGTATCCGGGCGGGAATTGTGGATCGGTGGAATTAAGCTGGAGCATGAAAAGGGATTGCTGGGCCATTCGGATGCAGATGTGCTGCTTCATGCAGTTTGCGATGCATTATTAGGTGCTGCCAACATGCGGGACATCGGATTTCATTTTCCAGATAATGCCGGAGAATATAAGAATATTGATAGCAAGATACTTCTTGCACGAACCATGGAGCTGATTCGCTCTAAAGGATATGAGCTTGGAAATATTGATGCTACTGTTTGTGCCGAGCGTCCTAAGCTAAATCCTCACATCCCTGCTATGAAGAGCGCCATGGCTGCAACAATGAAAGTAGACGAAGACGATATCTCTATTAAAGCAACTACTACTGAAAAACTTGGCTTTACGGGTAGAGAAGAAGGTATCTCTGCTTATGCTACGGTATTACTCACCAAAGAATAA
- the porV gene encoding type IX secretion system outer membrane channel protein PorV, with product MKNSKVYILLAALIFVSMSIQAQDTKNQFNPVNTGVTSLSIAPDSRGGAMGDVGVATDPDVNSQFWNPAKYPFTISRAGVSLSYTPWLRKLVNDIDLAYLAGYYRIGDYSALSTSLRYFSLGEVTVGQDGTGNGGYSINPYEMSFDVAYSRMLSQNLSAAVALRFIYSDLAYKQDEDVTPGSAFAADVAMYYNRYLILGQRECNFALGMNISNIGSKISYDSGNNSEFIPTNLRLGTSLLIPMDEYNTFAISADVNKLLVPTRPIQGANESDTDYEDRLQRDYRDVSPIAGIFKSFSDAPGGFKEEMQEVQWSLGAEYTYHQQFSVRGGYHYENEYKGNRKYFSVGAGFKMNVFSLDAAYLISTAQSNPLDQTLRFSLSFDLDGIKDILGRK from the coding sequence ATGAAGAATTCAAAAGTATATATACTTTTAGCTGCCCTGATTTTCGTAAGCATGAGCATACAGGCACAAGATACAAAGAATCAGTTTAATCCTGTAAACACAGGTGTAACTTCTCTTTCCATTGCCCCCGATTCAAGAGGTGGTGCGATGGGTGATGTTGGTGTAGCTACTGATCCGGATGTGAACTCTCAATTCTGGAATCCGGCGAAGTATCCGTTTACAATTAGTCGTGCGGGGGTATCTCTTTCTTATACTCCTTGGTTGCGTAAACTGGTGAACGATATAGATCTGGCTTATCTGGCAGGGTATTACCGTATTGGAGATTATTCGGCACTGAGTACTTCTTTAAGATACTTTTCTCTTGGTGAGGTAACGGTGGGGCAGGATGGAACCGGTAACGGCGGGTATTCCATTAACCCTTATGAAATGTCTTTTGATGTAGCTTATTCCCGCATGCTTTCCCAGAACCTCTCTGCAGCAGTTGCTTTGCGCTTTATTTATTCTGATCTGGCTTATAAGCAAGACGAAGATGTGACTCCCGGTTCTGCTTTTGCGGCAGATGTAGCAATGTATTATAATCGCTATCTTATTTTAGGACAGCGGGAGTGTAACTTTGCTTTGGGTATGAACATCTCGAATATTGGTAGCAAGATTTCCTATGATAGCGGTAATAACAGTGAGTTTATTCCAACGAATCTTCGTTTGGGTACATCTTTACTGATTCCTATGGATGAGTATAACACGTTTGCCATCAGTGCTGATGTCAATAAATTGCTGGTTCCTACACGCCCTATACAAGGTGCGAATGAAAGTGATACAGATTATGAGGATCGGTTGCAGAGAGATTACCGTGATGTATCTCCTATTGCCGGGATATTTAAATCTTTCAGTGATGCACCGGGCGGTTTTAAGGAAGAAATGCAGGAAGTACAGTGGTCTCTTGGTGCGGAATATACCTATCACCAGCAATTCTCTGTACGCGGCGGTTATCACTATGAGAATGAGTATAAAGGAAATCGAAAATATTTCTCCGTGGGCGCAGGTTTCAAAATGAATGTCTTTTCATTGGATGCTGCATACCTTATCTCAACAGCCCAAAGTAACCCGCTGGACCAGACTTTGCGCTTCTCTCTTTCTTTTGATTTAGATGGTATTAAAGATATCCTTGGAAGAAAATGA
- the porU gene encoding type IX secretion system sortase PorU, translated as MRSRNYLFFLLISFFTLSLSAQDFISLKWQTPTVVHPLSFDDALFIPGSSLPRYIKNFDLGEDYASYTYKVKIEYPEFQSLSKKDIAFISETKETLDAYPKTDTRLVVSAGKGILEASFLPLVYSNGEYQRINSFRLTLEKTAVMQKRASSKRHAFSSNSVMATGKWVKIRVSESGVYKITNAELTKMGFTDPTKVRLHGYGGLLLPESFSQLKSDDLPEIPLWREKDYVLFYANGMVRWDANTGVTRFTHTNNHYSSYGYYFLAEGDQQPLTFPVEQSITSDNASLVTSFDDYALYEKDAYNWASSGRELYDSYDYNSGNSKSYTFSLPGITNEKAYCSVAFAAMSTSNTSVDVKINGTSYGQLSIPSCPANDYYCKAQPGSGTFTWDGDKSESATVTLTHNRESGVSGRLNYIQLNYRRKLALYNSFTAFRDLSSVSKVSTYTISGANSNMKVWDVTTPGDYKTIGGTLSGGSYSFTVDNPSLREFVAVDVNGTFKSVEVVGAVDNQNLHSLAQCDMVIIVPSNGDFLTQAERLADAHRTKDGMTVHVVTADQVYNEFSSGTPDVTAYRWLMKMFYDRAVSSGTGELPRYLLLFGDCAWDNRMITSSWQGYTPDDFLLGYESKNSTWETYSYVTDDYMGMLDDEEGSSLEYDGMDIGVGRFPVRTVAQATQMVDKTIAYMENKELAPWKNSICYVADDGDNNLHMSQADALAEKTETNYPEFTVNRIFADAYKWETTATGHTYKQATKRLLELFNEGMLMVNYTGHGGPNGWSAENILVSSEIIALNSSKLPLWVTATCDFCRYDDVTTSAGELAFLNNKGGAIALFTTSRVVYSQNNASLNQVFCKYVFSKQNGQRLRLGDIMRLSKCDANLSGDLNKLKFSLIGDPALMLAYPDYKVVVDKFNGKDASASDISIKAGGKIQVEGHVTDTDGNTLTNFNGKVYPTVFDNKETVTALNNDGTSTSSFTFSQREKKLFAGSDSIKSGSFSFAFPVPKDINYSNKQGMVNFYAAESTNGREAQGAYSSFIIGGTEAGTEVTDSVGPTIKSLYLNSPDFVYGGKTNETPYLVAELEDKDGINTVGNGIGHDIVAIIDNSPNYNFVLNNYYEAYFGDYTQGTLKYSFATLPEGKHTLFFRAWDIMNNSSSKSLEFEVVKGLNPSLFSVDCTKSPARDNTTFVISHDRPESTLDVKLSVYDFAGRVLWTHTESGMSANNYYYVDWNLTSNGGQRLAPGVYLFRASIASGGGEEKTQAGKIVILAQ; from the coding sequence ATGCGTAGCCGAAACTATCTTTTTTTTCTTCTCATTTCTTTCTTTACTTTGTCACTTTCAGCTCAGGACTTTATTTCGCTGAAATGGCAAACTCCTACTGTTGTGCATCCACTCTCTTTTGATGATGCCCTTTTTATCCCTGGAAGTTCATTACCCCGATACATTAAGAATTTTGATCTTGGTGAAGATTATGCAAGCTATACTTATAAGGTGAAAATTGAATATCCGGAATTTCAGAGTTTATCTAAAAAAGATATTGCTTTTATCAGTGAAACAAAAGAGACATTAGATGCTTATCCCAAGACTGATACCCGACTGGTTGTTTCTGCTGGAAAAGGAATTCTTGAGGCTTCTTTTCTTCCTCTTGTCTATAGTAACGGGGAGTACCAACGCATAAACTCTTTTAGGCTAACGCTTGAAAAAACGGCAGTTATGCAGAAACGAGCAAGCTCCAAACGGCATGCTTTTTCTTCAAACTCAGTTATGGCAACGGGTAAATGGGTAAAGATACGTGTTAGTGAGTCGGGGGTATATAAGATAACAAATGCGGAACTTACAAAAATGGGCTTTACTGATCCGACTAAAGTCCGCTTACACGGCTATGGTGGTTTACTGCTTCCAGAGAGCTTTTCACAATTAAAGAGTGATGATTTACCTGAGATTCCTTTATGGCGTGAGAAAGATTATGTCCTTTTTTATGCCAATGGCATGGTCCGTTGGGATGCAAATACCGGTGTTACCCGTTTTACGCATACCAATAATCATTATTCAAGCTATGGATATTACTTCCTGGCAGAAGGAGATCAGCAACCTTTAACATTTCCAGTGGAACAGTCAATAACTTCTGACAATGCTTCCTTGGTTACCAGTTTTGATGATTATGCTCTATATGAGAAAGATGCCTATAACTGGGCTTCCTCGGGAAGGGAACTCTATGATAGCTATGATTATAATTCTGGTAACTCGAAAAGCTATACTTTCTCATTACCAGGCATAACCAATGAAAAAGCCTATTGCTCGGTGGCTTTTGCCGCCATGTCTACCAGTAATACCAGTGTAGATGTTAAGATTAATGGTACCAGTTATGGACAACTCTCAATTCCTTCCTGTCCTGCAAATGATTATTATTGTAAAGCGCAGCCGGGCAGCGGAACATTTACCTGGGACGGAGATAAAAGCGAGTCGGCAACGGTAACCCTTACACATAACCGTGAGTCCGGTGTTTCAGGCCGGCTAAACTATATTCAGTTAAATTACAGACGAAAGCTGGCATTATATAATTCTTTCACTGCTTTCCGTGATTTATCTTCTGTAAGTAAGGTCTCTACTTATACGATATCCGGAGCAAATAGCAATATGAAAGTATGGGATGTTACCACTCCGGGTGATTATAAAACGATTGGGGGAACCCTCTCCGGCGGAAGTTATTCTTTCACTGTTGATAATCCCTCATTAAGAGAGTTTGTAGCGGTAGATGTAAACGGAACTTTCAAGAGTGTGGAGGTTGTTGGAGCAGTCGACAATCAGAATCTGCATTCGCTGGCGCAATGTGATATGGTGATTATAGTGCCATCCAATGGCGATTTCCTGACACAGGCAGAACGATTGGCGGATGCTCACCGAACAAAAGACGGGATGACAGTTCATGTGGTTACAGCTGATCAGGTTTACAATGAGTTTTCTTCAGGAACTCCCGACGTAACAGCTTACCGTTGGCTGATGAAGATGTTTTATGACCGTGCAGTTTCATCAGGTACGGGTGAATTGCCTCGCTATCTTCTGCTTTTTGGCGACTGTGCCTGGGATAACCGGATGATAACTTCTTCCTGGCAAGGATACACTCCCGATGATTTCCTTTTAGGTTATGAATCAAAAAATTCTACCTGGGAAACTTATTCTTATGTGACGGATGATTATATGGGAATGCTGGACGATGAAGAAGGCAGCAGTCTGGAATATGATGGAATGGATATTGGAGTGGGGAGATTTCCTGTTCGTACTGTAGCACAAGCTACTCAGATGGTTGATAAAACAATTGCCTATATGGAAAATAAGGAATTGGCTCCCTGGAAGAATTCAATCTGTTATGTTGCTGACGATGGAGACAATAATCTACATATGAGTCAGGCAGATGCGTTGGCAGAGAAAACCGAAACTAACTATCCTGAGTTTACAGTAAACCGTATTTTTGCAGATGCATATAAATGGGAAACGACAGCAACGGGACACACTTATAAACAGGCAACCAAACGACTGCTTGAACTTTTTAATGAGGGAATGCTGATGGTAAACTATACGGGGCACGGAGGTCCTAACGGATGGTCTGCCGAGAATATATTAGTATCTTCAGAAATTATTGCTTTAAATTCTTCGAAACTTCCGCTTTGGGTAACCGCTACCTGTGATTTTTGCCGATATGACGATGTTACGACTTCAGCGGGTGAACTGGCTTTCCTGAATAATAAAGGTGGGGCAATAGCGTTGTTTACGACTTCAAGAGTTGTTTATTCGCAGAATAATGCTAGTCTGAATCAGGTTTTCTGTAAATATGTATTCAGTAAACAAAATGGTCAACGGTTACGGCTGGGAGACATTATGCGTTTGTCTAAATGCGATGCCAATCTTAGCGGAGACCTCAATAAACTCAAATTTTCTTTGATTGGCGATCCGGCATTAATGCTGGCCTATCCGGATTATAAGGTTGTAGTTGATAAGTTTAACGGAAAAGACGCTTCAGCTTCAGATATTTCCATAAAGGCCGGAGGAAAAATACAGGTTGAAGGTCATGTGACGGATACCGACGGAAATACTCTCACAAATTTTAATGGGAAGGTTTATCCAACAGTTTTTGACAATAAGGAAACGGTTACCGCCTTAAATAATGATGGGACATCAACTTCCAGCTTTACATTTTCTCAAAGAGAGAAGAAATTATTCGCTGGCAGTGATTCCATTAAATCCGGCAGTTTCTCTTTTGCTTTCCCCGTACCCAAGGATATTAATTATTCAAATAAACAAGGTATGGTAAACTTCTACGCTGCTGAGTCAACAAACGGACGGGAAGCTCAGGGTGCTTACAGTAGTTTTATCATTGGAGGAACGGAAGCCGGCACGGAAGTAACAGACAGTGTTGGCCCTACGATAAAAAGCCTGTACCTGAATTCACCTGATTTTGTGTATGGAGGCAAAACAAATGAAACTCCTTATCTGGTGGCAGAACTGGAAGATAAAGACGGAATTAATACAGTTGGAAATGGCATAGGCCATGACATTGTGGCTATTATCGATAATTCTCCGAATTACAACTTTGTGCTGAATAACTATTATGAAGCTTACTTTGGAGATTATACCCAGGGAACTTTGAAATATAGTTTTGCAACCTTGCCTGAAGGAAAGCATACTTTGTTTTTCCGTGCATGGGATATAATGAACAATTCTTCCTCCAAGTCTTTGGAATTTGAAGTTGTTAAAGGATTAAATCCAAGCTTGTTTAGTGTGGATTGTACTAAGAGTCCGGCACGAGATAACACTACGTTCGTGATTTCTCACGATCGCCCGGAATCGACACTGGATGTTAAACTATCAGTGTATGATTTTGCCGGTCGTGTGTTGTGGACACATACAGAATCGGGTATGAGTGCGAATAATTATTATTATGTGGACTGGAATTTAACCAGCAACGGCGGTCAGCGCCTTGCCCCGGGAGTATATCTGTTCCGTGCATCCATCGCTTCGGGTGGAGGTGAAGAGAAAACCCAGGCCGGAAAAATAGTTATTCTTGCACAATAA
- a CDS encoding fumarylacetoacetate hydrolase family protein, producing MKIIAVGMNYAEHNKELNSTLVLSKEPVIFMKPDSALLKDGKPFFIPDFSNEVHYETELVVKICRLGKNISERFAHRYYEEATVGIDFTARDLQRNIREAGNPWEISKGFDDSAAIGKFVSLDKFKDIQNLNFHLDIDGNKVQQGNTADMLFKVDEIIAYISRFFTLKIGDLLFTGTPVGVGPVAVGQHLQGYLEEEKLLDFYIR from the coding sequence ATGAAGATTATAGCCGTAGGAATGAACTACGCAGAGCACAATAAAGAGCTGAATTCCACGTTAGTATTATCAAAAGAGCCGGTTATCTTTATGAAACCAGATTCTGCTTTGCTTAAAGATGGCAAACCGTTCTTTATTCCCGACTTTTCCAATGAAGTTCATTATGAGACAGAGTTGGTTGTCAAGATATGCAGATTAGGAAAAAATATCTCTGAACGTTTTGCTCATCGTTATTATGAAGAAGCAACGGTAGGTATTGATTTTACAGCTAGAGACCTGCAACGTAACATCCGTGAAGCAGGAAATCCCTGGGAAATAAGCAAAGGCTTTGACGATTCTGCTGCGATTGGTAAGTTTGTCTCTTTAGATAAGTTTAAGGATATTCAGAATTTGAACTTTCACCTGGATATTGATGGGAATAAAGTTCAGCAAGGAAATACAGCAGATATGCTTTTTAAAGTGGATGAGATAATAGCTTATATTAGCCGTTTCTTTACACTGAAAATAGGTGATTTATTGTTTACTGGTACTCCTGTTGGGGTAGGCCCGGTTGCTGTTGGTCAACATTTGCAAGGTTATCTGGAAGAAGAGAAACTGCTCGATTTTTATATTCGATAA
- a CDS encoding redox-sensing transcriptional repressor Rex → MSDNEQKVIKVPEPSLRRLPWYLSNVKLLKNKGEQYVSSTQISKEINIDASQIAKDLSYVNISGRTRVGYDIDELIAVLEDFLGFTNMHKAFLFGVGSLGGALLRDSGLKHFGLEIVAAFDVNPEIIGKSINGIPIFHPDEFLQKMEEYKVNIGVLTVPIEIAQDITNKMVDGGIKAVWNFTPFRIRVPENIVVQNTSLYAHLAVMFNRLNFNQIK, encoded by the coding sequence ATGAGCGATAATGAGCAAAAAGTAATTAAAGTACCGGAACCTTCTTTGCGCAGACTTCCCTGGTATTTATCAAATGTGAAGCTGCTGAAGAATAAGGGTGAACAATATGTTTCTTCTACGCAGATTTCTAAGGAGATAAATATTGATGCATCGCAGATTGCAAAAGACTTGTCTTATGTGAATATATCAGGACGTACACGTGTGGGCTATGACATTGATGAGCTGATTGCTGTACTTGAGGATTTTTTAGGCTTTACCAATATGCATAAAGCTTTCTTATTTGGTGTAGGTAGTCTGGGAGGTGCCCTTCTTCGTGACTCCGGATTGAAGCATTTTGGATTAGAGATTGTAGCTGCTTTTGATGTTAATCCTGAAATTATAGGAAAGAGCATTAATGGCATTCCTATCTTTCATCCTGATGAGTTCTTGCAGAAAATGGAAGAATACAAGGTGAATATCGGAGTATTGACCGTACCTATTGAGATAGCACAAGACATTACTAATAAAATGGTAGACGGAGGAATTAAGGCAGTATGGAATTTTACTCCATTCCGCATTCGTGTTCCTGAAAACATTGTTGTTCAGAATACCTCTTTATATGCACATTTGGCCGTAATGTTTAATCGTCTAAATTTTAATCAGATTAAGTAA
- a CDS encoding translation initiation factor: MKKNDWKERLNVVYSTNPDFSYNIENDEEKITLEPAKQSLRVTIDKKNRGGKIVTLITGFVGTEEDLKDLGKLLKTKCGVGGAAKDREIIIQGDFKLKIVELLKKEGYIKTKPVG, from the coding sequence ATGAAGAAAAATGATTGGAAAGAGAGATTGAATGTGGTGTATTCAACCAACCCTGATTTCAGTTACAATATAGAGAACGATGAAGAAAAAATAACATTGGAACCTGCTAAGCAGTCTCTCCGTGTTACCATTGATAAAAAAAACAGGGGAGGTAAGATTGTGACACTGATTACCGGATTTGTAGGAACTGAAGAAGATCTGAAAGATCTGGGAAAACTCTTGAAAACAAAGTGTGGCGTTGGTGGAGCAGCCAAAGACCGTGAAATTATTATTCAGGGAGATTTCAAGCTCAAGATTGTGGAACTTCTGAAAAAGGAAGGATACATTAAAACAAAGCCTGTAGGATAA
- the tsf gene encoding translation elongation factor Ts yields the protein MAVTMADITHLRKMTGAGMMDCKNALAEADSDFDKAVEIIRKKGQAVAAKRSDREASEGCVIAKAAGEFAAVIALKCETDFVAKNADFVALTNEILDLAIANKCATIEEVKALSMGKETVAEAITAKIGITGEKMELDGYGVVEGASTAIYIHPGNRLATAVSFNIAGVDAQVSHEVAMQVAAMNPIAVNEEGVPADVLAREKEIAADKAREEGKPENLIERIAAGRIAKFYKEVCLLEQEYVKDPKISVAQFLKNTNKNLTIVNFKRFTLNAD from the coding sequence ATGGCTGTAACAATGGCAGATATTACCCACTTGCGTAAAATGACAGGTGCCGGTATGATGGATTGCAAGAATGCTTTGGCTGAAGCTGATAGCGATTTCGACAAAGCAGTAGAAATAATTCGTAAAAAAGGGCAAGCAGTAGCTGCAAAACGTTCTGATCGTGAAGCTTCAGAAGGTTGTGTTATTGCTAAGGCTGCAGGCGAATTTGCTGCAGTTATCGCATTGAAATGTGAAACTGACTTCGTTGCTAAGAATGCTGATTTCGTTGCTTTGACTAACGAAATTCTTGATCTTGCTATCGCGAATAAATGTGCTACTATAGAAGAAGTAAAAGCTCTTTCTATGGGAAAAGAAACTGTAGCTGAAGCTATTACTGCTAAAATTGGTATCACTGGCGAGAAGATGGAACTTGATGGATATGGAGTCGTAGAAGGAGCTTCTACTGCAATTTATATCCACCCGGGAAATCGTTTGGCTACTGCTGTTTCTTTCAATATTGCTGGTGTTGATGCACAGGTTTCTCACGAAGTTGCTATGCAGGTTGCTGCAATGAACCCTATCGCTGTAAACGAAGAAGGTGTTCCTGCTGATGTATTAGCACGTGAAAAAGAAATCGCTGCAGACAAAGCTCGCGAAGAAGGCAAACCAGAAAACTTGATAGAACGTATCGCTGCAGGTCGTATCGCTAAGTTCTACAAAGAAGTTTGCTTGTTGGAACAAGAATATGTGAAAGATCCTAAGATTAGTGTTGCTCAGTTCCTGAAGAATACTAATAAAAACTTGACTATTGTAAACTTCAAACGTTTTACTTTGAACGCTGACTAA
- the rpsB gene encoding 30S ribosomal protein S2, whose translation MSRTNFDNLLEAGCHFGHLRRKWNPAMAPYIFMERNGIHIIDLHKTVAKVEEAAEALKQIAKSGKKVLFVATKKQAKQVVADKAASVNMPYVIERWPGGMLTNFPTIRKAVKKMTTIDKLTNDGTYSNLSKREVLQISRQRAKLEKNLGSIADLTRLPSALFVIDVMKENIAVREANRLGIPVFAIVDTNSDPSNIDFVIPANDDATKSIEVILEACCTAMSEGLEERKAEKIDMEAAGEAPASKGKRKPAKARLDKNDEEAINAAKAAAFLKEDEEA comes from the coding sequence ATGTCAAGAACTAATTTTGATAATTTATTGGAGGCCGGTTGCCACTTCGGACACTTAAGAAGAAAGTGGAACCCAGCAATGGCTCCTTATATTTTCATGGAACGCAATGGTATCCACATCATTGACCTTCACAAAACAGTTGCAAAAGTAGAAGAAGCTGCTGAAGCTTTAAAACAAATTGCAAAATCAGGCAAAAAAGTCCTTTTTGTTGCTACTAAAAAACAAGCAAAACAAGTTGTTGCTGACAAAGCAGCTTCTGTAAATATGCCTTATGTAATCGAGCGCTGGCCAGGTGGTATGTTGACTAACTTCCCAACTATCCGTAAGGCTGTTAAGAAGATGACTACTATCGATAAGTTGACTAACGATGGTACTTATTCAAATCTTTCTAAAAGAGAAGTTCTTCAAATTTCTCGTCAACGCGCTAAGTTGGAAAAGAACTTAGGTTCTATTGCTGACTTAACTCGTCTTCCTTCTGCTTTGTTCGTTATTGACGTAATGAAAGAAAACATTGCAGTTCGTGAAGCTAACCGTTTAGGTATTCCAGTATTTGCTATTGTTGATACAAACTCTGATCCTTCAAACATTGATTTCGTTATCCCTGCAAATGATGATGCTACAAAATCTATCGAAGTGATTCTAGAAGCTTGTTGTACAGCTATGAGCGAAGGTCTGGAAGAAAGAAAAGCTGAAAAAATTGATATGGAAGCAGCTGGAGAAGCTCCTGCAAGCAAGGGAAAGAGAAAACCTGCTAAAGCAAGACTTGATAAGAATGACGAGGAAGCAATCAATGCTGCTAAAGCTGCTGCTTTCTTGAAAGAAGATGAAGAAGCTTAA
- the rpsI gene encoding 30S ribosomal protein S9, giving the protein MEVVNALGRRKRAIARVFVSEGTGKITINKRDLATYFPSTILQYVVKQPLNKLGAAEKYDIKVNLVGGGFTGQSQALRLAISRALVKINAEDKKALRSEGFMTRDPRSVERKKPGQPKARRRFQFSKR; this is encoded by the coding sequence ATGGAAGTAGTAAATGCATTAGGCAGACGTAAGCGCGCTATTGCTCGCGTATTCGTAAGCGAAGGTACAGGAAAGATTACTATTAACAAGAGAGACCTTGCAACGTACTTTCCATCAACTATTCTTCAATATGTTGTAAAACAACCATTGAACAAATTAGGTGCTGCTGAGAAGTATGACATCAAAGTTAATTTGGTTGGTGGCGGTTTCACAGGACAATCACAGGCTTTGCGCTTAGCAATCTCTCGTGCTCTTGTGAAAATCAACGCTGAAGATAAAAAAGCTCTTCGTTCTGAAGGCTTCATGACACGTGATCCACGTTCTGTTGAACGTAAGAAACCGGGTCAACCAAAAGCTCGTAGAAGATTCCAGTTCAGTAAACGTTAA
- the rplM gene encoding 50S ribosomal protein L13 — MDTLSYKTISANKATATKEWVVVDATDQVLGRLGAKVAKLLRGKYKPNFTPHVDCGDNVIIINADKVKLTGNKWNDRIYLSYTGYPGGQRAITPARLQARPNGDDKLLRKVVKGMLPKNKLGAQLLGNMYVYAGSEHKQAAQNPKSIDINLLK; from the coding sequence GTGGATACTTTAAGTTATAAGACCATTTCTGCAAACAAAGCAACCGCAACAAAAGAATGGGTCGTAGTTGATGCGACAGACCAGGTGTTGGGGCGCTTAGGTGCAAAAGTTGCCAAGCTGTTGAGAGGAAAGTACAAACCAAACTTTACTCCTCATGTAGACTGTGGTGACAACGTAATTATTATCAATGCCGACAAGGTAAAGTTGACAGGTAACAAATGGAATGACAGAATCTATTTGTCATATACAGGTTATCCTGGAGGTCAAAGAGCTATTACTCCAGCTCGTTTGCAAGCAAGACCTAACGGTGACGACAAGTTATTGAGAAAAGTAGTAAAGGGTATGCTTCCTAAAAACAAATTAGGTGCACAGTTATTAGGTAACATGTATGTTTACGCAGGAAGCGAACACAAACAGGCTGCTCAGAACCCTAAGTCAATTGATATAAACTTACTTAAATAA